Within the Enterococcus hirae ATCC 9790 genome, the region ACGGTGATCGGAGTCGTAGGACGCTACATTCATACACATCAAACAATGTTTAGCATTCGTGACTTTGAAGCAGCAAGAGAGATGTTAATCCAAACATTAAAAGGATTAGACAAATCGACTGTCAATACGATCGTTTACGGAAAATAAGAATACATCCTTTAAACGAAGTGAAACGAGAACCATGGATCGTGGAACAGAGATAAGCGAAGGATAGTATAAATAGTTAAGAAGAGGCTGTGAAAGAAGCGTTTAGCTCCGAGCGAATAAGAGAGGATTTTTTAAAATAGCTCCTCATATTTTAGAAAATCATCGCTTATTGTTGAGGAGTTGCTTCTTGAACACCGTTTATTCGTTTTTAGAGATACTAGAAGAGACTGAGACAAGTTTTGTCTCGGCCTCTTCTTGTTTTGACGTCAGTCAGTAAATACGGGGGAAATCGGTGAATCGTTTTTTTGGTTGAAGCACCTGAATTTTTTGAATACAAAAGTGAGGACTGGTTAGGAGTTGGTGACTTTTAAAGAAAGGTGTATAATTTAAATATAAGAAGAAAAGAGGGACAGCAATGATTATTCCAAAAAACTTAGAAGAATTAGCAGGTTACGTTGAAAAAGGGAACAGTGTCTTTTTCTTTACCGCAGATTGGTGTGGCGATTGTCGCTTTATCAAGCCTCAAATGCCAGAAATAGAAAATGATTTTGCCGCATGGCGTTTTATTGAAGTCGATCGTGACAAATACATAGATGTAGCCGCTGAGTGGAACATTTTTGGAATCCCAAGTTTTGTAGTGATCAAAGACGGTAAAGAATTAGGTCGTCTAGTGAATAAAGATCGGAAAACAAAACAAGAAATCGAGGATTTTTTAAATCGTGTGACGAACGGCTAACATCTGGATATTTGTTAGGAGGGATCAGGATGGAACAAGAATATAAAAATATTTTGGTCGGGATCGATGGAAGTGAGCAAGCACTTTCTGCCTTTAAAAAAGCAGTTGAGGTTGCTCGAAGAAACGACGGAACCGTCTATGTAGCAAATGTGATCGACCAACAATTTTATAATTTCATGGGCTATGTCCCAATAGATCAAACGCTAGTTGACCAACAAACAGAAGCAGCGAAACAAATGATCGAAGACTGCAAAGCTTATGGAAAAACAGTTGACTATCAAAAAATCGAAGGAATCGTCGCTTATGGTTCTGTTAGAGAATCAATGGCAGTCAACTTACCAAAAAAATATGCGATCGATTTGATCATGGTCGGTCAATCAGGATTAAATGCGGTTGAACGATTTATGACAGGTAGTGTTTCCAGCTATGTCATCCGCCGAGCACCATGTGATGTCTTGATTGTCTCTGATGAAGTGGAGAACAACACCGACAATTAAATACGTTAACTAAGAGATAGTGAAATGCCTAGCTCTAAGAAATAAGCCGGAGAATCCGAAAATAGTTCCTCCTATTTTTGGGATTCTCCGGCAAATTTTCTGATAGAGTGACTTTTTGCATGCTGTTTACTCGTTTTTAGAGTGAAGGGCAAGATATCTTTCACAGGCTCGTTGCTATTGAAAATTCTTGCGATTCCATAACTAAGAAAATAGTTGTTCGCACTTTTTTTGAAGAATGAAAAAAAGCATGCACAAAAACTTTTTTTTTGTTAAGATAAATGTCAGCAAAGGATAATGGAGGAAAAAACATGATTTTTGCTTATAATAAAGCGCACGTGGGAGATACCTTGATGGTCATCGTCTCAAATGACAATGGAACCGAAAATACGGTCATCCGTAAATGGAATGTTGCTCAAATCAAAGATGAAACAGGACAAATCGTTGGCTGGAATTTTTTCCATATCTCCGACCATCTTACGATCGAAGGTAACGGACAAGTCAAACTAACAGAAGAACAAATTGCACAGTTGAACCGCTTGATCAAAGAAGCTGGTTTTGAAGAAACGTTAACAGAAGAAAATGAACCAAAAATCGTTGTTGGCTACGTCAAAACTTGCGTACCACATCCTGATTCTGATCACTTATCGATCACTGAAACACAAGTAGGAAAAGAGGAAGTCTTACAAATCGTTTGTGGCGCTCCGAACATTGAAGCAGGACAAAAAGTCGTTGTTGCCAAACCAGGAGCTATGATGCCTGATGGAATGATGATTTGGCCAGGAACATTACGTGGGGTTGAAAGTCACGGAATGATTTGTTCGGCAAAAGAATTACAATTACCAGATGCACCGAAAGAAAAAGGGATCCTTGTTTTACCAGAAGATGCAGTGATTGGCGAAGCATTTCCAAAATAAGCAAAAAACAGCACAGTTGCCGAGCAACCGTGCTGTTTTTGTATAGGAAATTAGTTATTAGTTACCAGAGTTCTCTGATTGGCTTTGTTTTAATGCGGATTGATCAATTGTTAATTGAATTGTTGTTGTTTTCTTTTCTTTTCCGCGATAGTAAGTGACCTTCACTGAATCGCCGACTTTTTTCTGATACAAGACAGATTGTAATTCTACACCAGAAGAAACATCAGTATCATCGATTTTTGTAATGACATCATATTGTTTCAAGCCAGCTTTTTCTGCAGGTGTCGCCGGTTGAACGCTGGTAACAATCACACCATTTGTCACAGATTCAGGAATTTTCAAGATTTGTTCTTGTTGTTGGG harbors:
- a CDS encoding thioredoxin family protein, with protein sequence MIIPKNLEELAGYVEKGNSVFFFTADWCGDCRFIKPQMPEIENDFAAWRFIEVDRDKYIDVAAEWNIFGIPSFVVIKDGKELGRLVNKDRKTKQEIEDFLNRVTNG
- a CDS encoding universal stress protein, whose protein sequence is MEQEYKNILVGIDGSEQALSAFKKAVEVARRNDGTVYVANVIDQQFYNFMGYVPIDQTLVDQQTEAAKQMIEDCKAYGKTVDYQKIEGIVAYGSVRESMAVNLPKKYAIDLIMVGQSGLNAVERFMTGSVSSYVIRRAPCDVLIVSDEVENNTDN
- the ytpR gene encoding YtpR family tRNA-binding protein; the protein is MIFAYNKAHVGDTLMVIVSNDNGTENTVIRKWNVAQIKDETGQIVGWNFFHISDHLTIEGNGQVKLTEEQIAQLNRLIKEAGFEETLTEENEPKIVVGYVKTCVPHPDSDHLSITETQVGKEEVLQIVCGAPNIEAGQKVVVAKPGAMMPDGMMIWPGTLRGVESHGMICSAKELQLPDAPKEKGILVLPEDAVIGEAFPK